A region of the Megalops cyprinoides isolate fMegCyp1 chromosome 21, fMegCyp1.pri, whole genome shotgun sequence genome:
CCAAATCCACAACGATGATATTGATAAAAATTACTTAATGGGTGTTCAGCAAATAAGAATTAGCAGCGGAAGACTAACAAGAGAGTGTAAGAAAGcaatgggagaggagagaaagaacaaaagagagaTTGTGGCCTTGATATGAAAGACGCACAATGGATGTCTGAGGTTGTGTAAACAAGAACCTGTAAAGGCATGCTTCTATTGAGTGTTTGAGAGATGTCAGCATTCAGGTCTCTCAATGTGCTTGAAAACAGATCAATAACTcaccaaatacattttcagaatacttattacaaaatataataccattatttatttaaccaggtTATGCCATTGGCCTTTCCCTATCCATCTTGTTTACCCTCCTCTCCATGCCAATCTAATCTTCTTTGATAACAGCCTCCTTTCTGGCACTGAATCCTGGCAATGTCCCAGACATTTTACAGTCCCAAAAGCTCAATTCCTCCATCCAAACCATGGTGTATCAGAGGCTCTTGAGGGTGATTCCCCCTCTAACTTCACCCAAGCCTCACTCATATGTTCTCATTcctaattttttattttcacatttttgtcttttcttgtgCTTTACCTACATTCCTGACATAGTTGCCATGTACGTGTAAATTGCACTTTATAGATGGCTAAACTAGGTAGACTTCATAAAGACAGTTTATTCCAAGAATCACAAGAGTTTGATATATGAGATTTCATATTCCAAGGGAATATGCGTTTAAGGTAGCCACCATCTCCCTCCTCTGCGTTCCCCATCTCtcaatctgtttctgtttcatcgACTGCGATTCTCTATGGGCGTAGTTAAACACTGCGGGGCGTGTCGTTGGCGGCCAAATTAAGCAGCAATTTTTCCATTCTATCTACTTCTTGCAGCAAGCGATTGGAAAAAGTCAAACAGAAAGTTTGACTAGTCAAGGGTCATATTAGCCAAGAAAGAGgggacacacagaaaaagaaagagggttGAAACGTTGTTGCAAGATAAAGAGGGGGAAGACTATCTATTTTATACAAGGAGTATAACGGCAATTAAATAGATGGTTAAGGCATAAAACAGAATAGACAGTCAAGGTGGCAAAGTAGGAGTTTAACACTTTGGGGATAGCATCCTACGAAATAAAGAAACTCATTTTTCTTGGTTTGAACAATAGATACGGAGGCGTTGAACTATGGAACGCAAAATACCTGATTTCTCTGGAATCTGGAAGATGAAAAGTTCGGAGAACTTCGAGGAGCTTTTGACCGCGCTGGGTGAGTGGTGATAACGGTATTGAGAATTGCAAGTGACCGAGTATGCAATAGCGAGTCTGTTGCTATTTTACCAACTAATGCATATTGTCTTTTCACcgttttgtatttattatgatGTCCCGCATTGTTATGTTGGTTAATTCATCAATCAGCGTAGgtatgcgcgcgcgcgcgcacacacgcacacgcacacacacactttgcctCTTGTATGTGTAGATGTCTTTGCATTCACACAAAACCCGTTAACTCAATAATTACCCGCACCCCTGCACCCTTCCCGCGCCGCCAGAAGCTCAGTTTCTGATTATCATATTGTGTGCAAGAAGGATATAGCAAATTGAGTATTCATCAGACGCTGTAATTCACTGTAAATGTGATTTGAGAAGTTCCCTCTGACCGCTCTCAAGTTTGAAATGTTGTAAACTCCATCGTTGCTCTTGAGAactgcattttttgcatttaaccACAGCTCGGGTTACTCGGCTGCTTTCCTTGTCCTGACTGAactcatgaaaaatgtaaaacgcGGCAATGAGGAAGGGAgcaaagagtgagagaaaaggaTGGAAAACGGTGGAGTGATtcaaaaggagaggaagaaccCCGTGCACGCAGAATTTGTTAAGGTGCAGAGAAAAGCACCAAACAATGCACGCCAGTGTCCACTGGTAATAAAGGAGAATACAAAAACGAAACAAGACTAGGTCCTCAGAGCCCTGTAATTTAAAGTATGGTAAACCAGTCAGCCTGAACCGAAGCTCACTGACCATGTACACATTGGCCCACACTCACAGCAatacactattgtcatttatgAGACTCTCTTATCCaattatataggttacagttttatccattcatacagctggatatttactgaggcaattcaaggttaagtatcttgctcaagggcatAATGGCAGTAgcctagcagggaattgaaccagcaaccttttggttattaGCCCTGCTCCTGACAACCACATCATATTGCAGCTCAGAGTCAATTACATTATAGAACAAACAAATCCTCCACCTCCTTTAACAGCGTGACCAGAAAATAGCCCTTTCTACGAACTCTTGAGTTTTATTCAGAAGGCAAAGCCTCTTccattctctgcctctccttttGTGCCAAATACTCCCAGTGACCCTCACACTTACTGCCTGTGCAATGCTATTAATTAATCCATTACCATCAGTTTATAGACTTAAAGAGGCCTTCTTTTGGGCAGGGGGCTGTGGGcttgtgtgcctttgtgtatatgggtgtgtttatgtgatCGATCATGTGAGTGGGGGtcaatgagtgtgtgagtatgtgtttgcatgtgtggcAGTATGAAACTGATTGACATGTTGGATTGTGTGAGGGGTAAGAGGAGAGAAAATCAACTCTCAGACAAACAGTGAGACACCTTCTCAGGGAATGGCATTCCCACCGTctacctccttctctcttcctctcctatCCTCGgtctcaattttttttcccctccctctttcactgtTTCCTGGCAGGAAGGTAAAAGAGATTATCAAATCCCTATGGCAAACTGTGATAACTTCCcctcatctctgtgtttttacacacacacacacacagatacacacagtgaACTTACAGGGGAAGATAATTTAGGAGACGTGACTGGCAGTGAGTGTTGAGTTCACATTTACTTTTGTATTCCTGTTATAAAGGGGTTGTAAACTGGATTAAACTAGACTGGGTTGCATTTTAAACTAGACTGGGTACGAGActtgttgcattttatttcaggcaACTGATAATATAAAATGGCACTATGGCAGTTCAGCTGTTCTGAAGAGCCACCACTTACTGAGCTTTGGAAGCAAAGCAAGCAGTGTGCAGCATTGTGTTAAATCTTGTGTGTTACATGACATCATGCAGGTGTCACTGTGGGAGCAAGGGTGAATCATAGATCCTAGGACATTTTCTACCATGCAGCTCACTCATCCCGCCTCAAactgaatatatatttaaacaaacaataagACTTCCTATGAATGCATACTGGATAACCACATTAACTGCATAATTTTCATAGCGCATGTGCATATggacattattttcattttattccaaTGAACGCTAATATTCTGtgtaatttatattattaacaTGGTTTTAGATCATGATTATGATCTAGTTTAGCAGTGTATAGTTAgcgtggaaaaaaaacagtgatagTGCTCCGCATGAATTCATAGCTGAGTGCATGTACCTGTCTTTGCGGATCCCAGGCGTGAACGTACTGCTGAGGAAAATAGCGGTGGCAGCTGCCTCCAAGCCCTCAGTACAAatcagccagcagggggagacacTGACCATCCAGACCTCTACCTCCGTCCGGACCACCCAGGTCTCCTTCACCGTCGGGCAGCCCTTCAGCGAGACTACGGTGGATGGCCGACCCTGCACGGTATCACTCTCCATTCTGTGCTCCTAGCCATTGTGTCAACGTCAATGTACCACaaggacaataatgtaacgGGTGACATGGGAGTGCTGCCATCTCCAGATTTGTGACATTCTTTGTAAGCATCCGCTAATGTGGCTGACAAGTTTATTTGAATTGTAAAATTCAAAGGATAGTTAGCGGTTGGGGTTATTCAGTTCCATGCAGACTTATTGAGGTAGAGGTCACATGATAACACCTACACCCTTCCATATCTTTTCTCTACACTGgaattttttccaaaaataaacccTGCCCCAGTTAGACTTTCTGTTAAGTTGCAACAGCCCCTCTCAGCTTCTTCCCTCCCCAAATTGCTCTGCTCTGTATAGCCACTTCCATCTCTTTTCATACAGACTTTCGGCTGTTGTAAGAAATACATTGGCCCGCtgtattctgttctttttaaataagttcagatttttctccattttgtctCATTGTCTTGCTTCCTGTCCTTtcttctgctctcctctgcctctgtaaTTTTCTTTCTGACACAGATGTACTCTTCctgtattaaaacaatacagtcTAAATTGTTAGACTGTGTTCCAggagaaagttaaaaaaaactcaaagttAGTGTAGCTACTTGTGCACAGCCACAGTAATTCCATACGTGTGATTAATAATGATGATGTCGCAAAATAACACCACACAGTTCACCACTGAGTTCCCTGCTTTGCCAtgtgtccctctcctgttcAGAGTTTCCCACGCTGGGAGACAGCCAACAAGATCAGCTGTGAGCAGATGCTGCAGAAGGGGGAAGGCCCCAAAACTGGCTGGACCCGGGAAATTACCAATGACGGCGAGCTTATTTTGGTAAATCTATCCTTTAATTTGCTTATTGGTATGCCATAAGTGGAATAGAATTCACAgtcacaatcacaatcactAACCTTATTGACAATATGGACACTATTTATTAAATCagtttataaaatgaaatatctgcTGAAGCATATTGAAGAAATGTTATTCTTCCAATTTTCCCACTCCTAAGGGTAGTTCCAAAGAACGGTGTAGATTATTTACTCTGCCcactatttttgttttatcattataCAGATTAGATCCATtctaattgttttaaattgcttttcaaATCTGGACTATAATAATAACttgcttgtctttgtcttttttctttaaggTTAGTAATATTTTGCTATTAGTAGGGAATGTGTTATGAGTGATATATTGCTTAATTTGTATTATcttaaaggtctgtttgagtgtgtgtctttcctcattgtgtgtggaatgtgtcTTGCTTACTAAATATGTATGCGTTCATAAAATGTCATTATATTTATGTTAGATGCATTTTTTAGCATTTGTTGTTCAACAGGCTGTTGAATCTGCTCAATCTCTCTCACGTCACATGTTATTGTATTGCAGACAATGAGCGCTGGGGACGTTGTGTGCACCCGGGTATATGTGCGAGACTGAAAGACACCTTTCcatccctctgcctctccttctcacCAATCCATCCATCCAAGCAGAAAGAAGTCCATGTGTTGTTATCTGCTGACTGCTACATTTTAATCTGTTATTTTGTGGGTGCACCAGGCAGTCAGAGGGATAGTGTGTATGTTGCATCCTATTGTGTGTCAGACAATGCTTCCATATTCGGAGGCAAAGTAAACAGTAACGAGCCAAAGCAGTGTTCTCTTAAAATAATGTAGGCACAAAatccatgtgtttgtgagatgcTTCGATCAGCATGTTAAATGAGGCTCTCGGTGTTCATGTCTCCTCTAGGTGTTTCTAAggtttaatatttataaaatgtgtgtatCTTAAAATGTATCTTAGTCTGTATCCATTAGATGCACAAATGTGggttttgaaatgacattgtcTGTGGGAAGACTATAAAATATCACTTACACCCTCGTATGCTTTTCTGTACCTTTGAAAGAGGTATTAAGGCTGAATCCTTTAACCAATATCCCACTGTATGAATCGAAAATCTGTTAAAATGTGAGCTGGCCAAGCCTCTCAGGCAAGGacatcaataacaataaaaggCCATTCATACTGAACATTCCTTACTCAAGAGCACCATCATTTCACCAACAATGCTTAATGTATTTCACAAGACCCAATAACAGTATTTGTAATCAAAGCACCAATCCAATTTGTattggctgtgttttttgtttcccaCATGCTAACTTCCTCGGGCCACATGTAAAGCTTCACCAGACCTCACGTTAGCCACCCCTAGTCTAATagctctgtgaaataaaaacaacatatgaaTATCAATTTCATATATATCATGTTTTCTTTCACTTGTCGTTTTAAAAGGACCGGTTCCCTATCGTCTTTTGTTAAGGTCTAGCATGGGGCATATTATTTTTCCCCATGATATTAGTTATGTATACCTCCaatgctgaaatgaataaatgtctccatggcaactgtgAGGAAACGTTGAAGGGGAAGAAGTGAATTTGTGAGGAACCCCTACCTAGCCCGTGGGATGTCAAGTAAAATGACCAATGAGCTTTGAGAGTGGAGAAACTGGGGCAGCCCCTTAAAGTGAAGAAATGACAATGAGATTACGGGGCAGCAGTGGCTGACATCTTGGTATAAAGCAGAAACAGAACCATCGTAACTCAAAAGCATACagtcaaacatacacacatacaatacctattaacaaaaagaagcagaggaaaATAAAGAGGCACATGGACATTCAAGACACTGACTAAAAGGAAATAGAGACATACTTCTGGAAAGGATTCCATTGCCTTCAGCTTCCGTCTGTGATTTGATACAGTGTAAACTCATTCAAAAAAACATCCCCCTACTGTTTGTGCTGAAGGGATTTGGGCTCCTAGACATCTACTGCCTCCTAGTGGCGAACAGTGaaatgtacactcacacacccggGCACATTACATGCTGACACAGACTGCTTAGCTCCCTCCATTACTCTTCTGCAGCGGGTTCGTTTTCCATGATGTGTGATGATGTCAGCTCATTCCAGAGGTGCTGAGGTCATGGGGGGGACCTGTTGCATGATTGGTTATGGGACTTTGCTTAGAGGATTGGGAGGCACACATTTCAGAAAGTGGAAAGCGGTCTGCAACATGAGACCTTGCCATACCATGCATTtcttaaacacacatttgtacacTTTCCTTCTCACAAAACAGGTTTTTACTGAATTCACAATAAATTGCTCATTGCACAAAGAGGTTAAGCAAATAACTTGTGTTACATGTTGGCCTTTAGCCACATTTTATCCAAGTATACATTTGTGTGCTTGTAAGACACTGTCAGATGATTGACCTCCTTGTATACATGTGACCCCACATGATAGCtgggaaaaagaaaggaaagagaggaaacagaTAAGAGTTAATATATTACTATACCCTAAATAGATTAGGCTATATGTATAATGCAATACAAACAACTCCTAAAAGGAGTTTAGGTCATCACAATTtgagttgcatttttttatcatgttaGTTTCTGCATGTATGGTGGTTTCAAAATTAGACTTTTTACACTATTGCGCATTAGCCTATCTGCTAGTAAAAAGAagtaataaaatgataataatggaGAAGAAGATAATGATGTGGGTGAAAATGAATATTACTATTAGAACACAActttctgtaaatgtgttcaTATAGTCACACAATCACTTGAAATGACATAATATACAAAGCAATGCCTTTTAAACCATGTATTCTGCAAGTTCCTACAAACGGAAATTCTTTTCTGTAATATTCTGTGATAAAATTCACACTAGAAATTGGTTACAGATGctatatttttcaaacaattttacatttcttttttacttcGACGTTCAAAAGCAAAATCTTCTTTAAAGTATTCAGTGATGTCAGTGTCACCTGAACCTGAAAATAACACTCTGACGCCTATCCCGTCCCGTATTACAGAAGGAACACAGAAAACTAATCGAACAacttaaatataataaaaagaaaatgacagaattaaCATATTGCATTTGAAGTTCATTGCAAGAAGGTGAACTgtataaaatacaatgcaagctcaaaatatgtttatcaATATGTTGAGATAGCGTCCGTTGATTATAATAATGACAGATAAAATCCGTACTGAAACTGAACGACTtgaaagacaataaaaaataacttgCACAATCACCTGATGTTCCCACATCGGTTTCGTGGTTATTGCACGCCCTCTCGTGGTCTCCTGGAGAATTGAGCAGCGCGGTTTTCTGTTCTTTGCAGAATTTAAACATACTTCTTTAATGCTGTATGAGGAATTGTCACACCCTTCCTAAAGTTACacataattctgtttttcacaaaaatcGATGTTCTGCGTATACAAAAGCAgctttggattttattttttttttcgtgttcACCGAGTGATTGAGCTGGGCAACCCCACGTCACCGAACGGCCCCAGCCTGAATTCCTTCTGTTAGTTTTGCCAGGCAGTTATTTGATATTCTTATTTTTAGCTGGTAATAAGTTAACGTTAAATCAAAGCGAGAGCGGCTTGACGAACACAGACACGCCCCTTTCTGCTTTTTTACCACGTGCTTTCGCTACGCCTGCAGCAACAGTCACATGATAGATCTTCCGGGTGCTTGCGTTTCGTGCAACAACAAAACGGGAAAACGGGAAAAGAGCGACTGACAAGAAAGATCAAAGACACTCAAACGGTTTAAGAGAGGAACAGTAGACAAAATTAGTAATACTAGATTCAGTTTTGTAATTAGGTGAAGAATATTGTTTAATTTGCTTGgagtagttagctagctgcagTGTCGATTGAAACAGGCTATCTCACTTTAGCTAGGTAGCTGCCTTTTGGCTTGGGTAGCTGGATTGGTAGTTATCAGTTTGATAACGTTACGTAGCTAACAAATCCAGCCTTAAACGAACCAGATTTGGTTAGATTGTATCGAGTATATTACTGCGTTGCTTGCGATATCTTAAACTAGACTGTTTCGTTAGcgcaagctagttagctagatagccaGCTACCTTTTGTCATACCGCAAATGTAACTAGCCGCATCGGGTGTGCCTGGGGTAACGTTAGCAATTTAACGTTGCAGATCTGAGAAACTGAAGGCAAATTGTGTTATTGACGAGATAGCCAGCAAGTCAGTAATAAAATAGTAGCATGTTGATACGGTAGCTGGCTCCTCTGTGGCTGCTCTTAGAGTAATTCGTAGTTAGTCTAGCTGGGTAGATAGGGACTGTCTGGTTTTTCAAAGTGGCTTCCAATCTAGCTACCATTTTCAATCAGAACAGTCTGGATATTCgagttagcttgttagctaatgTCTAGCTTGATATTGTTTAGGATAGATGTTTCGTAGTAAGGTGAACAACTAACTAAATAAACGCTCTTAATAGCTAACTATTTACACTAGGTAACTGTCATACGTGGTCGACCTCTTAACTCTTCGCACACTTGCGATCGCTAAAGTattaacagctagctaggtTTTTATTATCTGCGTCATACGTacagctagctggttagctgaAATATCTGGATTATAATTGGAAGGTACAAGTATCAAGACAACAGTTCGATAGGGCCTATAGTTATAGATTGTCCAGCTAAGCAACCAGGCAGCCAGCTGCGTACAATATGTCGCACTACACCAGTTTCCCGGAACCGAACGATGACACCAACCCCTTTCAGGTGAATTTACGCTATTATGTAGTATCCAAGCAATGATGACGAAtagttgtttttattaacatgGTCACAGTTGATGAATATATAGCAGTccatttttattcttcaaaGAACTAGCTAAGGCTTTATCAGTCTAGAAATGCTGTCGACATCAGCAGCAAGCAGTAGTGgatgtatttaaaattttagAGGTAATTAGCGGAATGTGTGACTTTAATGACAGACCTGTCGGTCGTGTGATCCTACATCTATGTGTGCTCACATTCCCAGATGAGGGCTTTTTACAAGATTGCTATTAGTGTTCGGGTTAGAGACCAATCCGTGTCACTCGTTACTACAGAGTTTTACGCACCTTTAACGGGGCAAGCCCTCAGGACCCACTTTCGCTTCCTACAACTTTACTCTCTGTCTGCTATAGATATCAATATCTATGCCTTACGTATGagtttttttctacttttacCGTTCTGTGCTCCCATTCTGTCAAAGCGTTTATCTTATCAGTTCTTTTAGAGACcaggaaaaagacagaggatAGACACAAAAAGTGGTTTTCTTGGAGAGTAATGTTCAGTTGTAATGCATTGGGATGACCGTGTCGTCATTCTCCCTGTCTGTTCTTGTGTACAAGGACcctgcagtgacacagcacagcagcaatACAGGGTATGCAACGCTAGACCTGTACAACCCCTTCGACAACAAGACTGGGGTAAGATCGCCTCGTGTATGATCGGGCATGTGAACGCATGCATGTGTAGGTACCTGAGAAAGACTTGGCACTCatatgtgagtctgtgtgcatgcaatGGTAATTGGAATCCTGTTACATTCCAGAGGATTGGGCTCAGTGAAGTCACAGGGTGGCTGGAACTACATCAATGAGCCTCTCAGCTTGTGTGTGCAGGGCTTCCCTCTTGGCACTCAGGGAACTTGTACATCAAGTTCACTCGCAATGGATTTGCTCCAGGTGCACCCTCAAGCAAACTgatgttttcttcatttcatcACGTCACATTCCCTGTGCAGTCACTCATCAAGAGTGACTTAGCTTACAAGCTTTACATGTtgctaatttatacagctggatgtttacgaAAGCAATTTTGGAGTCGAACTGGCAGCCATTGGCTTATGAACCCTGCTCCCAACTTCTACGCCCTGTTGCTGCTGCTCAGACCAGGGAAATTCAACAGAacatgaattaatttaaaaatgaaatcaagttCCCTGTGAAGCCCATACTACACACAAGCTGCACAGAAGTGTACAGCCATGATGGGGAATACTGGCACCATATGTACTGTCCTCTTACTTGCCATGTATGTAAATTGGTGTCTTCAGCTTTgaaatgcaggagaaatggaACGTGACAAAGTGTAGGGTCTGTCAGCGGAAGACAGTTGTTGAGCTTTACTTCTTTTTGAATCAACAGTCAAATAAACAGGCGTTAAAGAGCTTTTGATtgttacagttgtttttcacTCAACTGCACGGCTCCTGTAGATTTTCTCATATGAGCCTATAACTGATAGATACAGAATTACATACATGGATGTTTCACTCTATATACAGCACATGAATGGATAATGAACATACTGCAACGTATTTATATTagaataaagaaaacagaattaaaggAATATTAGTGTCAGGTGCCCGATAAAGTAGTGAACTTCATACCTGGTTCAGTGTGTCAAACATAAGAGTTATAAAGGTAGGCTCAACAAAGGAGAATCTGGTTAGTTTattgagatttttaaaattttttaaaggGAGTAATAAAGTTGACTGCAGAAGCTATTTCAAGATGTGTTTTGTCAGcaaaacaagaggacataggTGGAAATTAGTTGAAAGTACACTTCATGCTGAcattaggaagtgttttttttccagagttaTAAATGCAAACGCAACAGTTTTCCAGGATTTGTTGTGGAGGCAGACAGCATGTAGGGTGTTTTAAGGCTGACAGACAGCATTTAGGGTGTTTAAGACCAGACCTGATAGAGCGCTAGGTAGACTCAGACTGTAAGCGGAATGACGAGCCTAGTTTGGCTGAATGGTTTGTTCTCTCTTAAGAACTTCTTAAGTTcttatgtttttatgaatggccaattgttttattgctttttttatgtttctctcACTGCTTGTTCTCTGCAGCCCCCACCTCCTTATGAGGCCACCTCCCCCACTGCACCTCCCATGCCCGCGCAGACTCCGCCCACCAGGACCACACCCACA
Encoded here:
- the crabp2b gene encoding cellular retinoic acid-binding protein 2b gives rise to the protein MERKIPDFSGIWKMKSSENFEELLTALGVNVLLRKIAVAAASKPSVQISQQGETLTIQTSTSVRTTQVSFTVGQPFSETTVDGRPCTSFPRWETANKISCEQMLQKGEGPKTGWTREITNDGELILTMSAGDVVCTRVYVRD